The following are encoded together in the Ranitomeya imitator isolate aRanImi1 chromosome 4, aRanImi1.pri, whole genome shotgun sequence genome:
- the LOC138674315 gene encoding uncharacterized protein, with the protein MYGNVDYVPPAQHGDVFLKRSPSEHSDIYLQEESIYEPVPRSEKPDSENLWRLSSTGSSVEDTTLQWNPVPPKRSKAWIPSYQSHCCYQKSRLLVAASSCGLLLLLSIFILGYFMTKYYAMETELEKVKEQHRRHLMMGSFLLYNEAHNKCAEVRSPSTRRETFELTASVCSSLSNSQLFHWLPGGRLMSSEEGLCVGVEGKPQSQKPLRLYQCDFNKTLSWDCYNDTLLGVKRENLFFNFGNNQKHVVMLYWGSGVWSRWRARDLDGTILDGGACA; encoded by the exons ATGTACGGCAACGTGGATTATGTTCCCCCAGCTCAGCATGGAGACGTTTTCCTAAAGAGAAGCCCATCAG AACATAGTGACATATATCTTCAAGAAGAAAGTATATATGAACCAGTGCCGAGGAGTGAGAAGCCAGACTCCGAGAACCTCTGGAGACTATCATCCACTGGAAGCAGTGTCGAAGATACTACGCTTCAGTGGAACCCAGTCCCGCCAAAAAGAAGTAAAGCATGGATCCCTTCTTATCAAAGCCATT GTTGTTATCAGAAGTCCCGACTCTTGGTTGCTGCTTCTAGCTGTGGCCTTCTGCTGCTTTTGAGCATCTTCATCTTGGGTTATTTTATGACCAAGT ATTATGCTATGGAGACAGAATTAGAGAAAGTAAAAGAGCAGCATAGACGACACCTAATGATGG GTTCCTTCCTTCTATATAACGAGGCCCATAACAAGTGTGCAGAGGTGCGCTCACCTTCCACTCGCAGAGAGACTTTTGAGCTCACCGCTTCCGTTTGCTCCTCACTTTCCAACTCTCAGCTTTTCCACTGGCTCCCAGGAGGCAGGCTCATGAGCTCAGAGGAGGGACTATGTGTAGGGGTGGAGGGAAAGCCTCAATCACAGAAGCCACTAAGGCTTTATCAATGTGACTTTAACAAGACCTTGAGCTGGGATTGCTACAATGATACCTTGTTGGGAGTCAAAAGAGAAAATCTTTTCTTTAACTTTGGGAATAATCAAAAACATGTGGTCATGCTTTACTGGGGAAGTGGGGTTTGGAGTAGATGGAGAGCCCGGGATCTTGATGGAACGATATTAGATGGAGGAGCTTGTGCTTAA